The following nucleotide sequence is from Mytilus edulis chromosome 13, xbMytEdul2.2, whole genome shotgun sequence.
GCGTCTTATCGTCTGTCACGAAGATGGTAGCCATAACCGTGACATACCACTTCCGAATCAACCTTGGGATTTGACTGTAGTCGGAAGACAAAGAGTTGCAGTGACTGTGCCTTTGGAACATGCCATTCTTATCATCGATGTGGCAAGTGGATTAACCATTCAACGGTTTGATGTCGAAAGTCAGTGCTATGGAATTGACTTTTCTGATGGGAAACTAGTGGTAATTTCTCATCGAGACGgcatcaaattcataaatcttgAAGGGAACGTGGAAGAATCTTTATCACTGAGTGTTTCGAATGTGTGGTACGTTGCAGTATGTAACGATCAAATCGTTTATTCCGAATGGAATACGCATACTATTCATTGCTGTGATCGTGACGGGAAACCGCTTTGGAAATTTAAGGATGAAAACCTACGTAACCCTCGAGCTATCACGTATGACGAAGAGGGACACGTCTACGTTACCGGTCGTTGGTCTAACAACGTCGTTGCGATATCACCAGATGGGAAACAGAGTAAGGTGTTATTAAGCAAAGCCGATGGACTTGATTGCCCAACGGGAGTATTCTATGAAAAGGACAAGAGGCGCTTACTTCTATGCAGCAGTTTTCAAGGATCAGTTTCTTATTACGAAGTAACAATCGCAGGACAAAAGTCGTCGGCATGTTCTATATCCTAATTATCAGcatattgaaatttaatttctTTACTTTTGTTTATTCTTACACACTaaaatttttttgtgttatatttcACTAATATCTTATTTCGTAATCAGTAGTATTGATGTAACAAAATGACTCgtgtgttgttgttgtttgtatttttcatctCGGTCAAATATCCGATAACGTCTAAAATCGTAACATCAGCACGCCTCGGaaacaataaaatgttttttacttCCGAGTATTTTTTGTCTGTGATTCTTGTTCAGACTTTTGGCTTGAGTTACACTTTACTAATATGGACTGCTCTGACAATTGATAACATTGCatcatatgaaaattaaatgatgtggtatgattgcaaaggAGAAAGCTatcaataaaagttaaaatgaagtggtaGTAAGCAATTATAAACCATGGTACGGCCTTGAGAAAAACGTATACCGTATAGTCGCCAATAAAAGACACCgaaatgaaaatgtgaaaatacaattcgaacgagaaaactaacggactaatttaaaacaaaacttacgaaaatcaaatatgacagaaatgaaCAAAAGATAACCACTATACTACAGGTTCATGACTTTGGACGATGATAAAGAATACGGTTGGGTTTAAGAACCCGTCTTTTATAATCTGATTGGAATGAGATCGGATTATGAGTCTTTTCGTATATTCAGTTTATGTGTATCTATGCATGTTCTCTGTTTCTGAGGGGCCTTGGTGACCGAGTGGTATAAGAAGTCGAACTTCTGTATCACGGTCATCGAAAGAAAAaggaactactgtatcactagcctgtcaacaccaAGGTTATTATTTCGAATTCAGCTAGACGAGTACATTcgactcaaatcttaattgaAAATAAAGGATTACCAGTGTTCTTACAGAAAGTCGGTATGAgtctgacataaaaaaataaaattgaacaagTAATTTGGTaggaatttattattttgtattttttcaacaacattatatatacaaatgtgtttatataaaaatataaatgtaacaaTTGGATAAAAATTCAACAAAAGGAACAAATGCAGTAAAGGAACAATAATGTAAATACAGGTATACTCAAACTCCCCAACTGTAAGGTGTAGATCGGATAGAACTTTGGCGGGAAATACAAGGACTCACTCAAACTATGAAAAACAATGATAATGGAATGACATATTTCAACCGTCCAGAATATCACCAGAATATCATATATTACATTATACTTACTGGTACCGATATTCAAATGGTTCACGTAAACCAGTATCGCTCTTCAAAAGTCACGTGTTAATGTAGTCATGTCTTTTGCTTAATTGGTACATGATATGATTTAATGTTGAGTTCAGTTGGAAACTGTAAGATATGGACGTTGCTATGATTTCCTATTGATAAAGAACCTTCGCGTGTAGACGTCTGTACTGTTATTTCGCTATTCTTCAcacgtttttaaaaataaaatctcatCGATTTATTACATTGGGTTGCTATCTTATATCGTTTACTTTACACGAACAGGAGAATAATCTAGAGAGGTTGATTGTGGTATTCTTAACGTCCAtttgcaaatgtttcatgcatgttcagaatgaAGATAAGTTGAAAAAAAGTTACAACCAATATAACGATTTGAATCACCAAATATTGTACACACAGTAACCAGCAACCCCAATATTATTCTAAAAAAGCTTAAAGACCGTCCATAATCAAACAGCAATTTGTGTAAAACGTATATATAAACAAACTTCAAGAATTTTGTGAAAACAACTTCCAGAAACTCAAATGCATACTTAATATATCATCAGTCAGCAGCAGATTCGTTTTTTACTTCACTTTAAGCATATTTACGTTATCGCAAATTAAAATGCTCGTTTTGAAACAAAAACGTTTTTTACTAAGAGGTTGAAATTCAGCAGTTTTTCCTCTTACACAAATAGATAATTGAACATAATATCTTAAAATTAAGTACGCAAACTATGTATTCAGTAGACAATATTCTCTGAACAAAATAGAGTTTTATCTTTTAAACATAAAAAGATTATCTTAGATTCATACACTTCGTTTTTCGTCGTAAGTTCTTGATTTTAAACAACTTTCACATAgtaacaattataaatattacaaataatagATACATTGTAagtacaataattttaaaaatcatgaATAAATTTAAATTCTGTTTACACTGATTTATATTGCCTTAGAATTTTTCTAAGGTGAATCAGTATACCATTATATCTACAGAAAATATGTTGAATctattacagcaaaatgcatgAAGTGTGTAGGTGAAGGTAATATCTTTGGCTAGCTtgtttgctagctgaaccgtgataTAAGACATGAAAAAGCCGAGATCATAATGATTACCAGTATATCAATACCCCTAATAAATCCATCAAATGATTCAGGGGTCATACGATTCTTCTATTGAATCATTATAATTTGTTCTCTCACGATAAATCAATTCATCAGCATTTTTGTCAATGTACAAGATAACAGCACCAACGGTCATTAAAATAGCAGCTATCCATCCAAGTCCATATGCCCAGCCCATACCCCAGGAAACTTCAACAACGTTCTTTTCCATCTCCTCATTATATTTGACAGGATGAATAATTAAACAAATCATTTCTGATAAAgctgaaatgaaattaaaatgttCATATCATTTTACTGGCATTATTTCAAATCTAAACAattatgttgtgtgttgtgataTTCCATTATTGTtttagataagggtgaaggttggtacctatttaaacgtttaaacaTACTGCCTTTGTTTGCACAAGTcgggaatctgatgttcagtatttgttatttgttgatgtggttcataaatgtttctcgttgctcgttttattatatagattagaccgttgattttacactagtaatttttggggcattATACGCATGTCATATAATGTGCGTTCGGAAGTGCGTGTAACATTATCTTCAGTAGCACCAAGGGGGCGCGTGTAATCTGAtcactgattttcaattttaggaTCATGGCTGAAAACGGTGATATCAATATTTGTGATAAATTATGCAGTTTGCGGAATTTGACAATGGAACATGATATTATGAACTTTCAAGAATGATATTATCTTATAAAAGGGACTCAAAAAATGGAAATTACAAGGAAAAAGAGAAGTACAAGATAATTGATCGGAGAACTAGTTTCACAAAATTACTACTTAGTCGACTCGCTACAGCTGTGTAAATTGGTGAAAAAGATGTACAAAGCAAGAGTAGTTGAGAAAGGCCTTTACAAGAGGAGGAGGGGGGATTGAGGCTACAAACTTGAAGTGGGGATGTTGGAAATAGGATTATAAAAAGTGGGGtaaaaacagggggggggggtaatGATTTAGACAGGACAACAAAGATGGGATGaggagaaaaaaagaaaagagaaatttGGGAAAAGGAGCACACCGAATCATCCCGACCCCCTCacgtaaataaaattaaaaaaacagtgttttttttttttggggggggggcatTATAGAAAAATCTTTCACTGGCACCTCtcactcaaaatatggataactTTATGTCAAGGGGTCTATAATTCattttgacagcttcagacataataattttgtacctttttcagcTAGACAAAATCATATACCTTAACTTACAATGCACGAGTCAAACACTACCCAAGTTTGTTTTACAAGTAAATTCTTCTctcttcttatataaaaaaagtggtatatatatgatttttttctaattgttcgTTATCCACATTGGATTATATActagtatgaaaaaaacaacaatgttAATTACCAGTAACATGATAAGGTCCTAACACTAAAGATTACAAACATGTGCTACCCCTGTTGCTGctgaagataatattacacgCGCACACAAATATCATAGTGACATGCGCATTgtattggccggacaaatagtcctGGTACTGTTCGTCTGGCTAGCCGGACATacacaatattaggtcaatgtcagaaaaatatcagcttttttgtatgaggctgagaaactggggaagggcgaggttctaccgagcccttcccGAGTTTTGCACCGAGtacaaaaattttaatatttttctgacattgacctaatattgtttttatactgcaacttaaatttaaaaaaatcatagttaTTTAAATTGTTACAcacatttcaaatttattttcatcccttaaatGACTGTggaaaagtgttccatgatgaaattgaaattGCACAAAAtctagctgtgttactatattaaaaggaaataaacacaactattTGCAGTATAAAAATAACAACTGCATAACATAAAACCTACCTGCAAGAACCATACATGTCATACCAGCGATGTAATATTTCTCTTTCCGGTGGAATAAATCGGTTGTTACTCCTAGAGATGTTATTACTATAGACAGGAAACATATTACCATCCCAATCACAAATAAAACACGAGAAGCCTCCAaccaatctgaaaaaaatattgcaaaatatatCCAGATTGATAAGGAAATATGTTGCagaatttttgatttttataaatatagttaatatacttatctttaaaaaaaaatccattgataTAGAATTTAATGTTTCAAACTGTTTTCTACAAGTTTGAATGATTTATTGCTGGTAGCAGGTAAGCAGTGAATCAGtttcattttcattgaaaaaCGTTGCTTGGCGCTGTTATTAAAACCAAACGGCTATGATTTTGGTCCAATATTGTTAAGTATGTTTTGTTGGGTTGTGATTTATATATGTGTTGTTTGGTTAAGTCGCAATCTTTACTGAAAtgagatttgatttgatttgattttggtgttttaacgccacttttaagcaccgcatttaggctatttcgtggagtccagtttttattggtggataaAGACGAAGTGTCCGGAGAAAACCTTCGACCTTCATAGGAAATCAATTAAGATTGAATTCGAGTGCACCTGCATTGGCGAAATTTGAACTCACAACcccagtgttgactggctagtgattacagtagtaacttcTTAAACACTCAGCCACCgagccccccctccccccccccgtCACTCCTCTGAAATAAGTACAATTAAAGAAAGAGTCTAAATCAGGCTAaggaatttaaagtttttaatatatatatatatatgcatgggttcgaatcccggcgagggaagaaccaaaaatttgcgaaagcaaatttacagatctaacattgttgggttgatgtttagacgagttgtatatatatatatatatatgcacatttgTTTGCACTACAGGATGCCAGGTGCAAATTTCCGAGTTTCAGATTGTTCTCCATCTGGTATTGAAACTTATGAAAGTTTTGGAAAATGCTCTTAAACACCCGATCTTGTACGATGATTTGAGTCTAATCAAGTCTAACTGTAATGTATGTACATATACTCAGAGCATTGGGACAAGTTGTGCTAAAGCTGCATTCAAATCCAaatatttttacacaaaaaattTAAGCAACTGCCCTTGTTGGCTCCTGAATTTTGATAACTGCATATTAATACTATTTTTGTGCATTAGCCACAAGAAGGATTGTAATATAGTAATCTTTTTTGAGAAATAGTTTATGCTTGTGTTGTAAAGTGTTTAAGTattcatatacatgatatttcTGTGTATTGGCTTGAGTGTCCTTTAAGTACCTGCCCTTGGTGACACCTGCATATGAACAACAATACTATTTCTTCATATGCATTAGCCACGAGGAAGTACTTGActcaaaagcattttttttttataaaggatgtGATGCTGCTACTGGTGCATGATCAATAGACACTAAACatactggtttactttttttcCTTTCTTGTGTATTGTCTATTGTAATGGTTTGATAAACAAAAATTGGTCCTCTATTATCTTATACTTCTATGATAGTTAATCGAATTCGGTGGGAGCGGTTCTCATAAGCTAACCATTCCTTTCAAACAAAATTCAGCAGTAGCATTACTGCATGCATGCTTTCATTGAAACACCGGTACCGGTCATTAAAACATTGAAACACCGGTACCGGTCATTAAAACGTACCAGAGACTAGCGAGTAGTAACAGCGAGTAGTaacatatatagacaataatagtgcattgacttgacatatcaacgatataaggatgaggcttagaaacagggaaatgcgaggctgtgccgagctatttccaCGTTTCGGggcgaatccttatatcgttgatatgtcaagtcaatgcactattattgtctttatactgcaatctgaAACAACATTTTCAATGGTTGTTTActgcgttaaggttatttatttgatttaaatattggggaaaatcccctttaaaaaggcctcatatcatgctcgctgagaaatatacaacacaatgaaatgtacatatttacctgttgaaactcacactcgatggtgaacgaaatcgtttgagtatATATATGGACTTcaatatcaaccataagcatgaaacataatgatttataggttgcaaacaaaaatattaacaaatgaaatatgtttttccaataattgcaaaataaacaAGATTGAGTCgatccacgcatcgttgtatgcattggaaacaagaacaggttgaagaggtcgtatgaataattaaaatattaattcggcattttctatttaaatattcatgaggaaaagtgatatcgggtcagtgactgtatatgacatagaaatatacagtcaacgcattttgactgctcaaatagaacgagtgcagtataaatactATAAATATAACCATGCTGTCGTAAAAAATACATTTCTGTGAAACAGACCAGCTATTAGATAATGAAAGCCAAATTATTGAAAATGtggaaatatgaaaaaatcaaaacaaaacaaagaaacactTTCTACAGTACAATATGTATTTCTCCATTGAcaataatttcaattaaattgGATATTAGAATTCGTCAAAATGCCTATACATGACATTAAGTTGCTATAAAGAACATTTGTGTAGCATGTTTATATACTGATATGAACTTTTGCTTTAAAGGTTTATTTATGTGTGCATGATTTGATATAGATATagtgagatgtggtatgagtgccaatgagacaactctccatccaagtaacaatttgtatgtatgttttgttttattgttggtCTGTCGGTTTTAAAAGTTCTTCAGAACTTATGTTGTTACTTGAATTGCATAtaccgactttaaataaagatgtaAGTCTtaattcaggcgcggatccagagggggatgggggggggggggggttctgggggttggaacccccctttttttggacgatcaatgcatttgaatggggac
It contains:
- the LOC139501936 gene encoding transmembrane protein 47-like; this translates as MTADFEFKDTEKTPMAPTVSIEQITIVRPIKVVALLCAVIGLFMNCLSVGSTTWFQTDFGRDGLWQTCKFIDEDAIECRTVKPTDWLEASRVLFVIGMVICFLSIVITSLGVTTDLFHRKEKYYIAGMTCMVLAALSEMICLIIHPVKYNEEMEKNVVEVSWGMGWAYGLGWIAAILMTVGAVILYIDKNADELIYRERTNYNDSIEESYDP